In the Alteromonas sp. M12 genome, one interval contains:
- a CDS encoding polysaccharide deacetylase family protein, whose amino-acid sequence MHTDPGYYDYWPYHKRPKITWPNGAKVAFWVAPNIEFYELDPPANPSRKAWPQPYPAIAGYGIRDYGNRVGHMRQMQLLDKYGVRGSISLSTALCDHHPEIISLCKERDWEFFSHGIYNTRYTYGMSVEQEREMIRDSIETIYKHTGQKCAGYLAPALSHSDHTIDLFAEVGTELFGDDAGFYTCDLFHDDQPTPIHTRSGKKFVSIPYSLEMNDTIAYVSNKVTPRQYGKMLKANFDRLYQEGEESGTIMCIPTHNYQVSCPHRLKAYEEALEYITGHSDVWVATGREIASYYMQHCYDDSVADIAAKQGGK is encoded by the coding sequence ATGCATACAGATCCCGGTTACTATGATTATTGGCCTTATCACAAACGTCCTAAAATCACTTGGCCAAATGGCGCTAAAGTCGCATTTTGGGTAGCACCCAATATTGAGTTTTATGAGCTAGATCCACCTGCAAATCCATCTCGTAAGGCTTGGCCGCAACCTTATCCTGCCATTGCCGGATATGGTATTCGTGATTACGGTAATCGTGTGGGTCATATGCGTCAAATGCAGCTTCTGGATAAATATGGTGTGCGCGGATCCATATCATTATCTACCGCATTATGTGATCACCATCCTGAGATTATTAGCCTGTGTAAAGAACGGGACTGGGAGTTTTTCAGTCATGGTATCTATAACACTCGTTATACTTATGGAATGAGCGTGGAGCAGGAACGAGAAATGATCCGCGACTCAATTGAAACCATCTATAAACATACCGGACAGAAATGTGCTGGTTACTTAGCCCCAGCACTATCGCACAGTGACCATACTATTGACTTGTTTGCCGAAGTGGGAACGGAATTATTTGGCGATGATGCCGGCTTTTACACTTGTGATTTATTTCATGATGATCAACCAACTCCTATCCATACTCGTTCTGGTAAAAAGTTTGTGTCAATTCCCTATTCATTAGAGATGAATGACACCATTGCTTACGTATCTAATAAAGTTACACCTCGTCAATATGGAAAAATGCTCAAAGCAAATTTTGACCGTTTGTACCAAGAAGGCGAAGAGAGTGGAACCATCATGTGTATTCCAACTCACAACTATCAAGTGAGTTGCCCACATCGTCTAAAAGCCTACGAAGAAGCCTTGGAATACATCACCGGACACAGTGATGTTTGGGTAGCTACTGGGCGCGAAATAGCAAGTTATTACATGCAGCATTGTTATGACGATAGTGTCGCTGATATAGCTGCCAAGCAAGGAGGGAAATAA
- a CDS encoding polysaccharide deacetylase family protein — protein MSLDDSYLQYPKRHYGMDHDLYDWSMLTERKPIVWPNNKKLALWVNINVQFFPLNQGANPVAVPGGMKMPYPDLRHFSLRDYGNRVGIFRIFKALDKFNIKPTIAINGAMVERAPYLMDVIKERGNEVIAHGWQMDMLHHGEVSPNDEASWVAKSVQTLRERFEQPVKGWLSPGRLQSENTPELLQQNGIDYMCDWVNDELPYAFRTETGQLSNMPLSNELDDFFILQNNLHSEDSYVEQIQDACDLLLSEAETQGGRLLALNIHPWMLGQPHRIACFEKVLEYISSKDGVWSASASDIYQSWQAQQ, from the coding sequence ATGAGTCTAGATGATTCTTATCTTCAATATCCCAAACGACATTACGGAATGGACCACGATTTATATGATTGGTCGATGCTGACAGAGCGTAAACCTATTGTCTGGCCAAATAACAAAAAACTAGCGCTTTGGGTAAATATCAACGTCCAGTTTTTTCCTTTGAACCAAGGTGCAAACCCAGTTGCCGTGCCTGGTGGTATGAAAATGCCTTATCCAGATTTACGCCACTTTAGTTTGCGTGATTACGGTAATCGCGTCGGTATATTTCGAATCTTCAAAGCATTAGATAAATTTAATATCAAACCAACTATCGCGATTAATGGCGCCATGGTTGAACGCGCACCTTATTTGATGGATGTCATTAAAGAGCGAGGTAATGAAGTCATTGCCCATGGTTGGCAGATGGACATGTTGCATCATGGCGAAGTTTCGCCAAACGATGAAGCAAGTTGGGTTGCTAAAAGTGTGCAAACTTTACGTGAGCGCTTTGAGCAACCGGTGAAAGGCTGGTTAAGTCCTGGTCGCTTGCAATCAGAAAATACCCCTGAGTTATTGCAGCAAAATGGTATCGACTACATGTGCGATTGGGTTAACGATGAGTTGCCCTATGCCTTTAGAACTGAAACGGGTCAACTCAGCAACATGCCTTTATCTAATGAACTGGATGATTTTTTTATTTTGCAAAACAATCTGCACAGTGAAGATAGCTATGTTGAGCAAATTCAAGATGCATGTGACCTGTTGTTAAGTGAAGCCGAAACACAAGGTGGGCGTCTATTAGCATTGAATATACATCCATGGATGTTGGGTCAACCCCACCGTATTGCTTGCTTCGAGAAAGTACTTGAATACATCAGTAGTAAAGATGGAGTTTGGAGTGCTAGCGCGAGTGATATTTACCAGAGCTGGCAAGCACAGCAATAA
- a CDS encoding isochorismatase family protein, which translates to MELSEKTARQIFAEVQANPARKRFGFGNKAILVNIDLQKAYTRTDLFKTAYETDPRQLEYVNKLAEKFRALGWPVVWTNVAYMDSGEDAGIWGTRTDTPDSLQNIKFDSERSELDDRLQVDRKKDVFYCKKMPSPFFETQLQSLCVWHQVDTVILTGGSTSGCIRAAAVDSLSRGYRTIVPIECVADKHESYHFANLTDLSLKYADVLAVQEVYDWLEK; encoded by the coding sequence ATGGAATTATCTGAAAAAACGGCCCGTCAGATTTTTGCGGAGGTTCAGGCTAATCCAGCCCGAAAGCGTTTTGGTTTTGGAAATAAGGCTATTTTGGTCAATATAGATTTGCAAAAGGCCTACACTCGAACCGATCTTTTTAAAACTGCCTACGAGACAGACCCGCGACAGCTTGAATATGTCAATAAACTTGCGGAAAAATTCCGTGCATTGGGTTGGCCTGTTGTTTGGACTAATGTGGCATATATGGATTCTGGTGAAGATGCTGGTATCTGGGGAACCCGCACAGATACTCCCGATAGTTTACAGAATATTAAATTTGATAGTGAGCGCTCAGAGCTTGATGACCGTTTGCAAGTCGACCGTAAAAAAGATGTTTTTTACTGTAAAAAAATGCCTTCTCCGTTTTTTGAAACTCAACTGCAAAGTCTATGCGTATGGCACCAAGTGGATACCGTTATATTAACCGGTGGTTCAACTTCTGGTTGTATCAGAGCCGCTGCGGTAGATAGTTTGTCACGCGGATATCGCACTATAGTGCCGATCGAGTGTGTTGCTGACAAACATGAAAGCTATCACTTCGCTAACCTTACCGATTTATCATTGAAATATGCTGATGTATTAGCCGTACAAGAAGTATATGACTGGTTAGAAAAATAG